ACCATTTCAAAAATCTCGCGACCTTTCTCCGTAATTTGAAAAACTGATTTGCGCTTATCCTCCTCTGCTGTACGACGTACAATTAAATTGTCACGTTCCATATTTTTCAATACGACAGTCATATTTCCAGAAGTCGCTAAAATCTTATCTTTTAAATCACAGATGGCCATATCGCCAATTGAATACAGCACATCCAAAATACTAAATTGAATCCGTGTTAAGCCATATTCGCGAAACACCTTACCGGAATTCAAGTCAATCGTACGCGCCGCTTGCCGAAAGACAATATTGGCATGCACACAGGAATGACGTGGTACACTAATATCCATGATACAACTGCTCCTTTCAATCTGACAAAATGGCATACTTGCTAATGATTCGAACAAATTACTAACTAGTAACAAATGAATTGTATTACTAGTTAGTAATAATGTCAATAGGATTGCTTATGAAAGATTTTTATAACATACACATTAATATCAACATTCATACATTTCTAAACCCTTGATATACCAGCATTTAACAGTCAGTCAATTCTATTCATGCTTATAAATCACCCCAAAGGGGTCGTCAAAGGGAAGTCAAGGGAATTCAAACAACCGTGCTAGGGTTTTACGTTTTATCTTAATCGCTCAACAGTATATCCCACTTATTCAATTTATCAGTCCTCTTCAATTAATCATTTTAAAACCCTCTACAGCGTTTAAACTTCATCTGATACATTTAGTAGTCAAAATATCTGAAAGTGGCATTTATTTTAATCCCAAGAGTATTCGTACGCTTTATAATGCCTACAGTCGCATGATGCGTTTTTTTAATGCGTCAGATACGTCAGATGGTGACCTCTTTTTTAATGGATCGGTTTTATCGGGATGCCTCTTTTTTAATGTGTTACATATGGGGGCATATCTTTTTTAATGCTTGAAAATTAGGAACATAAAAAAATTCACAACCTTATGTAAATCTTACGATTTTTACTGCATTACCTCCCCTGAGCTTCCCCAAAAGCATACCCCACAACCCGTTTTCAGTTGTTTACTCGCTTTTACTCGCTTCTTTTACGCTTTTTAAAGGGACAACCTCTCACATACGCATGCGACTTTTAACATCATCAGCACGGTTTGGACATAATAAAAAGCCGAACAAGCCGACTTAATTTTGTGTATGAAAATAGCACTCAATAACCACAGTTATTAAGTGCTTTTATACTGATTCCAGTTTTAAGTCTTTAAAATATCTTTCTAATTTAGCATCAATTTCTTCAATTGTCATTGTTTCAGCTTTCTTAATGATTTCCAGGTCTCGATTATCATCTTCGCACTCGCTCCAGTCATACTCGTCTTTTTCTTTCATACTACTCTACCTTTCCAAATGAAAATCCATAGATTCCTCTAGGTGTCCTAACCTTGATAAACAAAACTTAATTTAGGTTTAATTTCTTCATATAAATCTAAAATCTCGTTTGGGGTGTCTTCACGAAAAACAAATCGTTTCTTACCTTCGATATCTTCATCGCCAATAAGCCATGGGTGAATTTTTCTTATGAAAAGCAACACTTCCTTGCTTGGCATCGCCATTATTTCCATGATAGCACCTCCTCGTATAATAAGTTTTAGAAGGTTATCTCACACCCTTCTATATGTCGCTGTTTTTCTGTTTTTACGAACAATTACTTTTTTAAAAATTCAAATTGCTTGGTGATTGTGGGATATTTTAGGATAATAAGTCTTGGAAAGGGACTTACGGGAATATGCTCTTACCTTAATGATATTATACTGCTCTTGACTATATTTATATGGTCGCATATAGTCACACGTATACAAATGGCTCCATATCGATATATGTATACTAACGTGTGCATAAACTAAAAAAGGGTAGCAGGTTGCTACTCCTTTTCTTTATTCTCTGCCTGCTTTCTAGTGAGAAGCTCTTGCAGGCTGTAGTTTTCTTTTTCTTTTCTTCAAGCCGTTTAGTTCGGTCTGGTGCTAAAAAACCGCACAACCAACCAGGCTGTGCGGAGGGACTACTCAAACGCATAGTGTGAATAAGGACGCTCTAGTTTGAACCACCAAAGAAAGTCGCTAGCGTATGGATACCGCTGCTCCAGATACCTGACGCACCCAATGCGGGTACCTGAGTCTAAGTTGCTGACGTACGCATACCGCTCAGCAGCAACTTCGGTAATGACCGGTTAAGCAAGTCAAACAAACCACCATTCTAAGCTACCCGAGCACATGGACTTATCAAACTGGCTTTGACAGTAAAATCAGTTCAGCCAGCTGAAGTCCAATTGCAAGCCCAGTCACCCATCAACTACTCACGCTCAGAACGCCATAATTGGTACGAACGTTTAAAGGTTTGAATCAAGCCTTTATCACTTGTCACCAACACATTACTCTTATAAAATACAGTCGACAACGCTAAACTTAGTACCATAAAAATGAGTGACAAGATAACCGATAACACAATCTCATTCGTACTGACGGTTTCTGCCGCAATTCTAAATGGCATGACAAATGGCGTAAAGAACGGAATTTGTGAACCGATACGCACAATCGCATTATTCGTTGATGATAAAGCATACATACCGATGTAAAAACCAACTAAACCAACTAATACTAAAGGCGTTACCATCTTGTTAACATCTTCCATCCGTGAGACTAATGAACCTAAGAAGCCAGCAATAGACGTATAGGTCAGAATACCCATAATCGCAAAGACACCACCGAGCATGATATCGTGTTTAAACGTACCAATAAGCGGCACAACGGTTTGCATCACCTCTTTAGGCACAAAGGAAAGGTCCATTGTGCGAATCACCATCAATGCAATCAATCCAATTAATAGATAAATCGCCAACTGCGTCAAAATTACTAAACCAATCCCAATCATCTTACCAAAGAAATGTTTAGTAGCAGAAATACTCGATAAAATAACTTCCATAATACGTGAGCCTTTTTCTGTCGCAATTTCTTGAGAGATAATTGACACATATTGCATAATGAATAGATAGACAATAAAACAGACGCCATAAGCGACACCCGTACGAATGAACATGGCCATTGATTCTTGGTCAGCCACTTGCGCATTTCCTGCATCATCAAAGCTCATTTGCGAGGTTTTCATCGAAACATGCGTATTATTTATCGAGTCAAGTGTCGCCGGAGCAATACCTTCTTTAACCAAGCGCTGATTAATCGCATAAGACTCTAACGCCTTTGTTAATGGTCTAACATCAATATCTTTACCTAATTTATCACGGAAAAAAGTAGCACTCAGCGGAGTCATCGACTCATCCACTACCAAATACCCATCAATCTTACCATCTTTTAGTGCACTAGTCGCTGCCTTATCTGATTCAAAACGCTCAAATTCATTACCAGTATCCGCTTTTTCTAACGCTTGTTGCACTTCAGGTGTCGCTTGTACTAAACCAATATGTCCAATACTATCTTTCATTGTCGACATCCCTACAAAGTAACCAATCAAACCAATAATCGCAAACATCACAATCGGACCAAATACCATCGCTAAAAAACCACCCGACCGCACATTTTTACGATAGACTTCTTTAATAATAATCCACATTTTATTCATTTGACTCACCTGCTTTCAATTTGAAGATTTCTTCAAGACTCGGTGCATGTTGATAAAACACAGGTAGGTATTCCCCTTTAGCCACCACATCGAAAATCTCTTTACCAAACGACTCATCTTGTAGCTGCAAGGTATATTGATGGTCGCCATGCGCACGCACTGACATCACTCCCGCTAACGCAGCAAGACGCTCTTCTGTCCAGTCAGGCGCTTCAATCAATAACTTCGTCTTACCAAACTGATTACGCACTTCATTGATGCCACCATACAGCACTTCCTTACCATGATGAATCATTACCAATTTGTCACAGATCTCCTCCACATTATTCATATTATGGCTCGAGAAAATAATACAGCTACCTTTGTCACGTAATGCCAGAATCCCTTGTTTGAGAAAATCAGCATTAACTGGATCCAACCCACTAAACGGCTCATCCAAAATCACCAATTCTGGCTCATGAATTAATGTAGCAATCAGCTGTACCTTTTGCTGGTTCCCTTTAGATAGAGATTTAATTTTATCAGTACGCTTACCTTTTACATTAAAGCGCACCAACCAATCATCAATTTTATCAGCGATTTCTGCTCGCGTCATCCCACGTAATTGCGCAAAGTACATAATTTGTTCTTCAATCGTCATTTTCTCATACAAACCACGCTCTTCTGGCAAATACCCGACCACATCATAGACAGACTCCGTCAACGGCTTTTGATGCCATAAGACCTCGCCCTTTTTCTCCGGCGTTAAAAAGTCAAGTATCATTCGAAAAATGGTCGTCTTACCCGAACCATTTTGTCCGATAATCCCTAAAATTGAACCTGGTTCGATTGTAAACGACACATCATCCACCGCTACAAACGTACCAAATGTCTTTACTAAGTGTTTCACTTCCAGCATGAAACCACCCCTTTCTTCAAATAATATTTTACTCTTTTTTCACTGATTTGTCCAGTTAAATCCACCCTTAACAGCATGCATTTCACAAGCCAAGAAATGGTAGCACAACATTTCCAGCACTGATATTCCGACTCCAATTCACAAACTTTGCTCATTGATGCTCCACCTTTACAAAAAATAACAATACCAACTTTTTCTGGGGAATGAGAAGTACTCCGATACCTAACGGGGACCTACAAGATGTCAGAGAGCCAAAAAAAGTGTTGATTGCTTCCTTTTGGAGGCCACCAACACCAAATATTATAGAACCAAAATACCGTTGATCGCCACTCACATAGCAACCAACGGTTTACCTATTATAGTTAAACAAATATTTCTATCTGACCACTTGCCAATCACCAATTAAAACACAATCACCGGTGTGCCATATTCCACATATTCATAGATAACGGCAACTTGATCAAGCGGCGTATTAATACATCCAAGTGACCCAGCATACTGATAAGTATTACCACCAAATGACGACTGCCAGCTCGCATCATGAATCCCTTGAGCCTGATAATCAAAACGAATCCAATACGACACTGGTGCTGAGTATTGCGTCGTTTGCCCCGGCGCAGTCCCAACTAAGTTCGTATTTGTCAACATTTCTATCACGGCATTGGCACCCGGAACAGTCGGCGTACTCAATTTACCGGAAACAATATTGGTCGAAACAATCACTTCACCTTTATAGTACAGGTACATCATTTGATTCGCTAAATCGACTTCAACATACGTATCGCCAATATCGTTCGCTTCACCTAAACGCGTCCCAACACCAACAAAGGCTGCCTTACGCGTCACATCTTCACCAGCACGTAAATCTTTAATAATATTTTGTGTTTCTTTTTCTACATCAATTGACCAACCTAAAATACCTGCCGGCACCGTCACTTCACCTTGCAATGTACTCTGGAATTGACGTGGTTTACCTGCCGTTGCATATTTTTCATTCAATTTATCCAAATACGCAGCTACCGCCTCTTCATCAACGGTAATTTGATTGGATGCGTCGAAATGCACCCACTCCTCAATTAATTCTTTCGGAATTTTAATTGCTTCGCCTGCAATCTCTAAAGTAATATTAATACCTAGCACCTTTTGAATCTTATTCATGGTTTCGGTTACTACTTCACTCGATTCATTAATCTCAGGTTGCGCATACACGGATTCTAAATCCACTTTACGTGTCCCATTTTCTAAACTTTCGAGTAGCGCAGTCCCTAACCGTTTGTAATCTACTTGTGTCCCTACCGCACCTGGCTTGACATGATACCCTTTTTCCTTATCGTACTTAATAGCCGCATTCGTAGCTGCTTCACGCTGTTCATTATCAATACCCAACGCGGTAGCTGCTTTTTCAACCAGCTCTTTATCCACGCTCACTTGTTCAGCAAACACACGTTGAATCTTTGTTCCATCGATTAACTTCACAAACCATGTACTCGGATCTTGCGTACGATAAACTTTTTCTAACACACTTTTTACATTAAACTGATACCCTAAATCCGCTAGCGAAATCTTGCCCAACTCTTTACCTTTTTCAACAATCGTTACGGATTGCTTTTTCACATCTTTCGCAATTTTTTCTTGCGCCTCTTCGACTGTCATATTACCAATCGCAACCGGTCCGTAATTCGTATTTGGTGTAAATTTTTCAGCATAAAAACCAACACCACCTACATACGCAACGCCTAGACCGATCAGAGTCCCTAAAGTAATACCAATCGCCTTTTTCACACTCATTCCCTCTTTTCGTACTCTTCTTATAATAAGAATAACATACTCCGTCCTCTTTTGTCAGAAAATAATTATGACTTTTTTATGAATTTCTTAACACTTTTAGGATTGACATAAAAAACACATTGATTCTATCATAATAATCGCTGCGAATTATAATACCCCATCAGTATTTGTACACGTTTTCTTTGTTTTGTCAACAACTTTTTTATGCAAATATTGCATAAAGATTTTCTTTAAAAATACTTGCGCCGGGATTATAATTAAGTCAGTTGCAACGAATAAATTTTATAAAGGAGTGATTCACTAAAGCGATTGATTATTGATTTGTATTCTTTTGCTCTGCCGCTAAGACGCGGTCTGCATAAAGTTCAATGTAAGGAAACAGTGCCGTGTTATTTTTTAACTTACAAATATATTCCGCCTTTTCTAAATACTCACGCGCCTCTGTTACTTTACCTAAGCCCAAATACGCATCAGAGATGACTAAGCATAAATCGTCAACTAAGAAAATACTGTCTTTACTCATCGCAAAGCTCATTGCTAGTTTTCCTTGCAATACCGCTTCAGCATAATCATGTAAATGACACGTATTTAACGCTTGCGTATACAAGATTTTTTGCTTGTTTTTTACCGACACTTGTGTTGAGTCAAAAAATGGCGTCGCCGTCGTTAATACTTCTTTGGCTTTTTCATATTCACCCATTTGAATGTATTGATTAGCCAATGAATTAAAGACTTGAATTTTCAAGTCAATTGAAGAAATGTCACGTTCTAATGCCTCTAGCGATTTTTCAAGATAATAGATAGAATTGGCTACTTCATTGTATACAGTTTCTGAAATAACTGCTTTAATCCAATAATAAAATGCAGGATCTAACGTATCATGTAAAGCATCGTCGCCGATTTCATCGACGTATTTTGACAAAGCAAAATAATCACGCTTTTCAGCAAAGTAGTTAATCATCTGCATCTTAGAGGTATTAACCTCAACCGTTTCATTGATTAATTCGGTAACCGTTGTATTCAATCGCTCGGCAATTTGTATCAATATATCAATATCTGGTGATACTTGACCTGATTCAATCCGAGAAATCATCCCTTGACTACATATACCGTTGGCGACATCCAATTGATTCAACCCTAAACTCACTCGGTATTGTTTAATTTTATACGCATAAGATTTCATAATACCCTCCATATAATGATTAAAATGTTGTATTCATTATATAATAAGACAGCGTTTTCTTCAATCGTTATTTGAAGGTAAATTTGAAACATTGTGCTACTACGATATATTTCTTTCATATCTTATTACAAATATTATGCAAGCAGGAACCGCTGCAAAGTGAGCAATCAAGCCAAATAAAGTAAATCAATGTCAGAAATCACGAAAATACGTGATATACATAAAATAATTATCGTAAATGAGCAGTTAGTCAACCCAATCTAAAATAAAATATTTTATTATATAGCGCGAGCGCGGGCAGTCTGCCTCGAACCACTGGAAAACATGGTGAGAGAGAAGACGTTCTGCCTTGAACCACTGGTGCAGAGGTTGCCGAAGCACACAAACGTTTCAAAAGCTTTGCGAAGTAGACGTCGAGGATGCCCAAGCGAACCGGAAAAAAGGAGAGAATTATCATGAGAAGATTAATGGCATTATTAGCAGTTTTAGCAATTGTTGGCACTGTCGCTACCCCATCTGGATTAAAAGATACCGGCCAAAAGCCGCCGATTATCTATGCTACTTACTAGAGAAAATAAATAGCTATATTGTAATTCACACAAGTGTTTTTGTAGATTTATATATCAACGGATGAACATAAGTGCTCTAATAGGAATACAGAGCCAGACAACGAAATCTAAATCAATTATTTAATATAGTGCGAGCGGGGGCATTCTGCCTTGAACCACAGAAAAACATGGTGTGAGAGAGGAGGTTTTGCCTCGAACCACTTGAGTAAAGGTTGCCGAAGCACACAAGCGCTTCAAAAGCTTTGCGAAGTGAACGTCGAGGATGCCCAAGCGCGCCGGAAAAAGGAGAGAATTATCATGAGAAGATTAATGGCATTATTAGCAGTTTTCGCAATTGTTGGCACTGTCGCTACCCCATCTGGATTAAAAGATACCGGCCAAAAGCCGCCGATTATCTATGCTACTTACTAGAGAAAATAAATAGCTATATTGTAATTCACACAAGTGTTTTTGTAGATTTATATAACAATGGATAAACATAAGTGCTCTTATAGGAATACAGAGTCAGACAACGAAATCTAAATCAATTATTTAATATAGTGCGAGCGCGGGCAGTCTGTCTCGAACCACAGAAAAACATG
The genomic region above belongs to Aerococcaceae bacterium zg-1292 and contains:
- a CDS encoding ABC transporter permease; protein product: MNKMWIIIKEVYRKNVRSGGFLAMVFGPIVMFAIIGLIGYFVGMSTMKDSIGHIGLVQATPEVQQALEKADTGNEFERFESDKAATSALKDGKIDGYLVVDESMTPLSATFFRDKLGKDIDVRPLTKALESYAINQRLVKEGIAPATLDSINNTHVSMKTSQMSFDDAGNAQVADQESMAMFIRTGVAYGVCFIVYLFIMQYVSIISQEIATEKGSRIMEVILSSISATKHFFGKMIGIGLVILTQLAIYLLIGLIALMVIRTMDLSFVPKEVMQTVVPLIGTFKHDIMLGGVFAIMGILTYTSIAGFLGSLVSRMEDVNKMVTPLVLVGLVGFYIGMYALSSTNNAIVRIGSQIPFFTPFVMPFRIAAETVSTNEIVLSVILSLIFMVLSLALSTVFYKSNVLVTSDKGLIQTFKRSYQLWRSERE
- a CDS encoding helix-turn-helix transcriptional regulator produces the protein MKSYAYKIKQYRVSLGLNQLDVANGICSQGMISRIESGQVSPDIDILIQIAERLNTTVTELINETVEVNTSKMQMINYFAEKRDYFALSKYVDEIGDDALHDTLDPAFYYWIKAVISETVYNEVANSIYYLEKSLEALERDISSIDLKIQVFNSLANQYIQMGEYEKAKEVLTTATPFFDSTQVSVKNKQKILYTQALNTCHLHDYAEAVLQGKLAMSFAMSKDSIFLVDDLCLVISDAYLGLGKVTEAREYLEKAEYICKLKNNTALFPYIELYADRVLAAEQKNTNQ
- a CDS encoding MarR family transcriptional regulator, coding for MDISVPRHSCVHANIVFRQAARTIDLNSGKVFREYGLTRIQFSILDVLYSIGDMAICDLKDKILATSGNMTVVLKNMERDNLIVRRTAEEDKRKSVFQITEKGREIFEMVLPKHREELDELFGIYTQEEREQLITLLKKFKNV
- a CDS encoding ABC transporter ATP-binding protein, which translates into the protein MLEVKHLVKTFGTFVAVDDVSFTIEPGSILGIIGQNGSGKTTIFRMILDFLTPEKKGEVLWHQKPLTESVYDVVGYLPEERGLYEKMTIEEQIMYFAQLRGMTRAEIADKIDDWLVRFNVKGKRTDKIKSLSKGNQQKVQLIATLIHEPELVILDEPFSGLDPVNADFLKQGILALRDKGSCIIFSSHNMNNVEEICDKLVMIHHGKEVLYGGINEVRNQFGKTKLLIEAPDWTEERLAALAGVMSVRAHGDHQYTLQLQDESFGKEIFDVVAKGEYLPVFYQHAPSLEEIFKLKAGESNE
- a CDS encoding peptidoglycan binding domain-containing protein; translation: MKKAIGITLGTLIGLGVAYVGGVGFYAEKFTPNTNYGPVAIGNMTVEEAQEKIAKDVKKQSVTIVEKGKELGKISLADLGYQFNVKSVLEKVYRTQDPSTWFVKLIDGTKIQRVFAEQVSVDKELVEKAATALGIDNEQREAATNAAIKYDKEKGYHVKPGAVGTQVDYKRLGTALLESLENGTRKVDLESVYAQPEINESSEVVTETMNKIQKVLGINITLEIAGEAIKIPKELIEEWVHFDASNQITVDEEAVAAYLDKLNEKYATAGKPRQFQSTLQGEVTVPAGILGWSIDVEKETQNIIKDLRAGEDVTRKAAFVGVGTRLGEANDIGDTYVEVDLANQMMYLYYKGEVIVSTNIVSGKLSTPTVPGANAVIEMLTNTNLVGTAPGQTTQYSAPVSYWIRFDYQAQGIHDASWQSSFGGNTYQYAGSLGCINTPLDQVAVIYEYVEYGTPVIVF